From the Catalinimonas alkaloidigena genome, the window AGGGGCCGTTCGAGGCCCATCGGGTCGACGGCGCAGACGTGCTGAAACCCGTGCGCGAGGTGCCGACGATCTCCACCAACAACACGGCCCAGTGGTGCCTGAACGCCATCGAGTTGCTGGAGCTGGTAGGCGATCAGTTGCCCGAACAGCACCCGTTGTGGCGTGATGCCGACCGGACAAAAGACTTGGACGGATACGAACGCGGCTCGCTTCTGTTTCAGGATCGGTTTGACCAGGGCATGCGCCACTGGAAAGCCGAAGCGCCGAACACAGCCGCGTCGGCGGTAACGGTCGAAGGCGGTAAGCTCCTGATTGACGTGGACGGAGGCGCTACGGTGTGGCTCGACCAAAAGCTTTCGGGCGATCTGTGGATCGAATACAAACGGAAGGTGGTGGTCGACGGCGGCAAGAACGACCGGCTGTCGGACCTGAACCAGTTCTGGATGGCGTCCGATCCACAAAATCCTGACCTGTTTACCCGCCGGGGCGTTTTCAGCGAATACGACTCCCTGCAACTCTACTACGCTGGCGTGGGCGGCAACACCAACACGACGACGCGCTTCCGCAAGTATCCCGGCAACGGCGAGCGGGTGCTGCACGAAGACCTGACCGATCCGGCCCATTTGCTGCAACCCAACCGCGAGTACACCATTACCATCCTGGTCAAAGAGGGGCTTACGACGTTTTGGGTGGATGGTGAGCGGTACTTTGCTTTTCAGGACTCTGCGCCGCTGCGCGAGGGCTATTTTGGTTTCCGGACCGTGCAGTCCCGGCAGGAAATCGACGATTTTCGGGTCTATCGCCTGCCATGAACCGCTTCACTTCACGGCGACGTCCCATACGTTGGCGTGGCGCGAGGTGCCGGCGGGGCCTTCTACCCAGAGCGTGACGACGTAGAGCCCCGGTTGTGTGTAAACGTGTTGCGGATGCTGTTCTGTCGAGGTGGTGCCATCGCCGAAATCCCATCGCCAGGACGTGATCGTCCCCACCGACTCGTCCCGGAACGCCACAAGACGGCGCGCCATGTCCACGACCTGAAACGACCACTGCGCGTCGATCGCTTTCTGAAAGCGTTTTTCGAGGGGCATCAGCCGGAAGGGCAGGAGGTAGGAGGCATTGCCGTACATGGTGTGCTCACGCGAAAGATTCCAGAAGCTGTGCTTCGAATGGTCGACGTCGTCGTAATCCAGCACGGCCCAACTCAGGCCGATCGTGTTGCCCTCTTCCAGTTGCGACTCTACCGCCCGGCCCGGCCCTTCAGCGCCGGCGTAATCGAATGGCGTAATCCAGAACTCCAGCACCAGTTTGCCCGGTTCGCCCGGCCGGAAATCGTACCGATAGGCGGCATTGGCGTAAGGCAGGTCTTTGATCCACGGCTGACTTCCCCAGGCCAGCGCCCATTCCTTCCCCTCCGCCGGGGTGAAGATGTGGTAATTCTGTGCGTGGACGCCGTGAAACGAAAAATAAGCTTCCATCGGGTCCAGGGTTTTGTTCGGGTGAAAACGGTCGATCAGCGGCCCGCCCGACTGGTCACCGTCGACCACCAGCTCGAAGATGTCGTTGTGCAGGTCAGGGTGCGTAAAGTCCCAGTAATTGTCGTACGCTTCGTACAGCACGAAAAGGCGGTTCATGCCCTTTACCCAGCCTACTTTAACGCGCACCTGCAAATTCGTCGTATCGACTTCCGGAAAGGTACCGGTGTCGTCCCGCAGCTGATCCGTCCCGACCACGTACGACTCCGGCACCAGGGCCCAGTCGTCGGTTTGGCCGTCGATCCGCGGGATCTGATCGGCAGGAAACTGGAAAATCTGATACGACCGGCTTTCCTGCGCCTCGCTGGCAAACGACGCAAAGGCGAGGCACCCGAGCACGGCAATCAAGCGGAGCGTGCTCCGACGGCAGAACGGAGTTGGGCAGAAGTTCATACGGAAGAGGGTTGAAGGCATCGTCTGCTTTTTAAGAGACACGTGGCGCACAACTTTACCAAGCTTTTGAGGAACCCCGTCGGTTGGCCTGTCTTCAGGGTAGGCACCTCTCTGCCGAGGCGGGAGAGGTGCGTCCGCGCGCGACGAGCGTCGGTTGCGCGTGTAAGCTTCAATGACGTTCAACGGAACTACTGGATTGCCCCCACCACCCTATGAAATCCAATGCTACCGCGCCTACTCCTGAGCTGCTTTGGGAGCGGTTTCTGCAGGAAGATGCCGCCGCGTTTACCCAACTCTACGAGCGGTTGTACCGCCCGCTCTATTATTACGCCCTGGGCATGCTGCGCCACGAGGACGATGCCCAGCATCTGTTACACGACCTGTTTGTGCACCTGTGGCAGCATCGCGCCACCCTGCGGCCGGTAAATTCGGTCCATGCCTACCTGGCCGTGGCGGTACGAAGGCGGGTGTTTCGATTCGTGAAAACGAAACAGCGGATGCCCCTGGAATCGCTGGAAGGACAGGAGCACCACGCGGGCTTTGTGTTTTCGTCAGAAGATTTTCTGATTGCCGACGAAATCTCCACCGAAAAAAAGGAACGGGTCGTGCAGGCCATCAACCACCTGACCGAGCGGCAGCGCGAAATCATCTACCTGCGCTACTACAGCAACCTGAGCCTCTCCGAAATCGCCGAAGTGCTGAACCTGAACTACCAGACGGTGGCGAACCATTTGCAGCGGGCGTTTACGGCCCTGCGGGGCGACAAGGCCCTGGTGACGCTGGAACTGTTGCACGTGTGGTTGCCGCCGCTGCTGTGGTGGTTTTTCTGCTAGGGCGGAGGCAACGCACAATTTTTTAAAATTTTTTGCGAAAGCTTGGTAAAACTTCAAAAGACCGGTTTCTCTAGTCTGAACGCCTGTTAAGGAATGAACAACGCCTCCCCAGATCCTCGCCCTCGTCGTCGCCTGTTTTGGGACGTGCGACCGCCCCGCGTCGCGGACCGGGACGAGGCGCTGCCACCCGTGGCGTTTCGCGAACAGCTTTCGTTCGATCCCCACCTGTCGGACCAGAAGGTACGGCGGGCCGTCGAACAGTTGCAGACCTCGATCGAACGGATGGAAGTCACCTCGCCGGTGGTGCGGCGTCGGATGCCGCAGTATTACCGCGTAGCGGCGGCCGTGGGAACCTTGCTGGTGGCGGGGGCTGCGCTTTATCTGCTCTACGGGCGGCCGTCGACCCAACGCTGGGCCACGGCCTACGGCGAAACCCGGGAACTCTGGTTACCGGATAGTTCGCACGTCATTCTGAATGCCAACTCGTCGTTGCGCTACGCCACCGACTGGCAGGCGGGCACCACCCGCGAAGTATACCTGGAAGGCGAAGCCTTTTTCGAAGTACGGAAACAGCCGAACCCGGCGGGTGGGGTGAAGTTTGTGGTGCATACCGACGAGGTCGAGGTGGAAGTGCTGGGCACCCGTTTCGACGTTTGGAAGCGACAGCAGAAAACGCAGGTGATGCTGCAGGAGGGGCGCATACGGCTACGGATCGAAAAGCGCCCGGAAGAGATCGTGATGCAACCCGGCGAACTCGTGGAAGTATCGCGCGATGCGCGGCAGGTGGTGCAGCGGATGGTCAATCCGCAGGAGTACGGCTCCTGGAAAGATCGCCAGTTGATTTTTCATGAGCGCCCGCTGGCCGACATCATGGCCAAGATCGAAGAGCTTTACGGAACGCAGGTGGTGGCCGACGCCGACCTCCACCAGATCCGGCTGACCGGCACGTTTCCGACCGACAACCTGGAAGCCTTGCTGGAACTGCTTTCGGCCTCTACCGGGCTGCAGGTAACCAGAGAAAACCAGGCGATTCGGCTTCACCGGTAAGTCCGGGGGCAGCGGCTCTGCCCGCTAGAATAACAGCAAACGAACGCAACGCGGAAACCTAGGCTCCGCGCGTCGCTGACTCACATACAACCTATCTTATTTACTATGAAATACTCCCTACAGCATTTCACGGGAGCGGTATGCCTTTCCTTCTGGATCGGCTTCCAGCCGGGCTTGAACGCACAGTCCATCGCGCTGGCCGAGGTACCGCTCCACCCGCGTACACAAGAGACCCAGGTGCAAACCCAGTCGCTGATCGGGGCACTCAAAAACCTGGAACAGCGCTACGACGTCACCTTCACCTACATGTCGGACCTGTTGCAAGGCAAGCAGGTGGCGGTCGGTGAGTACACCGGCGAAGACCTGGAACAGGCCCTCGGCGAACTTCTCCGCAACACCGACCTGAGTTTTCACAAGGTCAACAAACATTACTATGCGATCACGCCCAAGCCGCTGCCCCGTAAGGAGCAGAGCGAACTGGTGCCGCCACTACCCCGGCTGCACGCGAGATCTTCCCCGCAACTGGCACAGCTTCGGCCGCAGAGCGTGATGCAGGTCATCACCGGGAAAGTGGTCGATGAGACGGGCGAGGGGATTCCCGGCGTCAACATCCTGGAGAAAGGCACGTCGAACGGAACCATTACCGACATTGAAGGGCAATTTTCGCTGAACGTCGGCGACGGGGCCACGCTGGTAATCAGCGCCGTGGGGTATCTGTCGAAAGAAGTACCGGTCGGGAATCAGACTTCGCTGTCGATTCAGCTGGAAGACGACGTCAAAGCCCTCGACGAAGTAGTCGTGGTCGGGTACGGCACCGAGCGTCGCAAAGACCTGACCGGCTCGGTCGCCTCCATCGGGGCGGAAAGCTTCAACACCGGCGTGGTGGTAGCCCCCGAACAACTGATGCAGGGCAAAGTGGCGGGCGTCAACATCGTGCAGAACAGTGGCCAGCCCGGGGCGGCTTCGACGGTGCGCATCCGGGGCGAGAACTCCATTTCGGCGGGGAACGATCCGCTGTACGTCATCGACGGAGTGCCGCTGCAATTCGGTTCCGACAACATGTTTGTCTCCTCCACGCAGGGCTCATCGCCGTTCGCGTCGCAGGCGACCAATCCGCTCAACACCCTGAACCCGGCCGACATCGAATCGATCGACGTGTTGAAAGATGCGTCGGCTACGGCCATTTATGGCTCACGCGGGGCCAACGGCGTCATCGTGATTACGACCAAGAGTAAAAAAGCCAACGAGACGATCACCTACGATGCGTTCGTCGGCATGTCGGCCGTACGGAAAACTCTGCCCGTGTTGTCGGCCAGCGAATACCGCGCCTACGCAGAGAGCAACGGCCTGCAGTATCCTGACGAGGGCGCGAACACCGACTGGCAGGACGAGATCTTCCGCACGGCCATCAGCCAGAACCACAACATTGCGTTCGGTGGCGGGACCACGACCAGCAACTACCGCGCTTCGGTCGGCTATACGTCGCAGGAGGGCGTTATTCTGTCGTCGGGCCTGGAGAAATATACGGGGCGGCTCAACGCCAGCCACAAAGCCTTCGACGGCAAGCTGCGCATCGGCACGAATCTGACGTACGGCCGCATCAACGAAGACAATACGCCCATTTCGTCCAACATCAACAACGAAGGGGGCAACATTCTGAAAGACGCCATCCGCTGGGCACCTACGCTGCCGGTCTACAACGCCGACGGAAGTTACTACCAGCTCGGCGAGTTGCGCATCAACCCGGTTTCCTGGGTAGACGTGGACGACGAACGGTACACGGGCTTTTTTCTGGGGAGTGGCGATGTGGCCTTCGACATCATCG encodes:
- a CDS encoding SusC/RagA family TonB-linked outer membrane protein; protein product: MKYSLQHFTGAVCLSFWIGFQPGLNAQSIALAEVPLHPRTQETQVQTQSLIGALKNLEQRYDVTFTYMSDLLQGKQVAVGEYTGEDLEQALGELLRNTDLSFHKVNKHYYAITPKPLPRKEQSELVPPLPRLHARSSPQLAQLRPQSVMQVITGKVVDETGEGIPGVNILEKGTSNGTITDIEGQFSLNVGDGATLVISAVGYLSKEVPVGNQTSLSIQLEDDVKALDEVVVVGYGTERRKDLTGSVASIGAESFNTGVVVAPEQLMQGKVAGVNIVQNSGQPGAASTVRIRGENSISAGNDPLYVIDGVPLQFGSDNMFVSSTQGSSPFASQATNPLNTLNPADIESIDVLKDASATAIYGSRGANGVIVITTKSKKANETITYDAFVGMSAVRKTLPVLSASEYRAYAESNGLQYPDEGANTDWQDEIFRTAISQNHNIAFGGGTTTSNYRASVGYTSQEGVILSSGLEKYTGRLNASHKAFDGKLRIGTNLTYGRINEDNTPISSNINNEGGNILKDAIRWAPTLPVYNADGSYYQLGELRINPVSWVDVDDERYTGFFLGSGDVAFDIIDGLTFKLNGGYSDASTDRYTNLPATHPSGQSQNGRVTIAKGRNYSTLFESTLTYNKELGSNTSLTLLGGYSFQRFVSEGTFSEANNFVSSFVKWNLMQSGETRANTSFKEANRLESVFGRLNLRLLDRYLFTATLRNDGSSRFGENYRRGWFPSGAFAWRISDEPFFQSAVVSNLKLRTGYGITGNQEIPNNLYRQQLSISGSAVYVLGGQAIPSVLPTNFANPNLRWESTSQLNVGIDLGFLNERFSATIDYYRKHTSDLLLAFSTIAPSVVETQWANVGEVQNQGIEVALNATLVQSKDFTWSANVNFSRNRNEVLSLSNDEFTRTEIRNAPVSGVVSNGARTQIIRPGLPLGTFYGRQFTGFDESGMETYLDADGDGQADEVVIGSAQPDFIYGISSSARWKNFDASITFRGVVGNDILNNTAAEFGYTNGAPGINILRSALDSPVSRDQIPQFSSRWLEDGSYLRLDNLNIGYTLNTTSIPFLKNARFYVTGQNLFVITGYTGYDPEVRANTNQGGAAPMGIDYLAYPRPRTFQLGGSFSF
- a CDS encoding FecR family protein; its protein translation is MNNASPDPRPRRRLFWDVRPPRVADRDEALPPVAFREQLSFDPHLSDQKVRRAVEQLQTSIERMEVTSPVVRRRMPQYYRVAAAVGTLLVAGAALYLLYGRPSTQRWATAYGETRELWLPDSSHVILNANSSLRYATDWQAGTTREVYLEGEAFFEVRKQPNPAGGVKFVVHTDEVEVEVLGTRFDVWKRQQKTQVMLQEGRIRLRIEKRPEEIVMQPGELVEVSRDARQVVQRMVNPQEYGSWKDRQLIFHERPLADIMAKIEELYGTQVVADADLHQIRLTGTFPTDNLEALLELLSASTGLQVTRENQAIRLHR
- a CDS encoding PKD domain-containing protein → MNFCPTPFCRRSTLRLIAVLGCLAFASFASEAQESRSYQIFQFPADQIPRIDGQTDDWALVPESYVVGTDQLRDDTGTFPEVDTTNLQVRVKVGWVKGMNRLFVLYEAYDNYWDFTHPDLHNDIFELVVDGDQSGGPLIDRFHPNKTLDPMEAYFSFHGVHAQNYHIFTPAEGKEWALAWGSQPWIKDLPYANAAYRYDFRPGEPGKLVLEFWITPFDYAGAEGPGRAVESQLEEGNTIGLSWAVLDYDDVDHSKHSFWNLSREHTMYGNASYLLPFRLMPLEKRFQKAIDAQWSFQVVDMARRLVAFRDESVGTITSWRWDFGDGTTSTEQHPQHVYTQPGLYVVTLWVEGPAGTSRHANVWDVAVK
- a CDS encoding RNA polymerase sigma factor, yielding MKSNATAPTPELLWERFLQEDAAAFTQLYERLYRPLYYYALGMLRHEDDAQHLLHDLFVHLWQHRATLRPVNSVHAYLAVAVRRRVFRFVKTKQRMPLESLEGQEHHAGFVFSSEDFLIADEISTEKKERVVQAINHLTERQREIIYLRYYSNLSLSEIAEVLNLNYQTVANHLQRAFTALRGDKALVTLELLHVWLPPLLWWFFC